GATGCAATTTACAATGCTGATGTGGTGAATGTTAATATTGTCGCTGGATTCATATGACTAGCACTGATGCATTTGTGGGCCGAAACGGCACGATCCTTTGTAGCAGCAGAAATCACAACCAAGTCATACTCAAGCTGATCGCGGTGTGCCCTCCGATCTATGGAAGACTAGGAATAAGAATAGAACTGCTATCCTTCCGATCCTGAAACAAATGGAAGGGCTTAGTAGGTGTTTAACTTCTTTCGATTTGTGTTTTGTTGTCCCGTTGGCGAATGTTGCAGCTCATCAAACTGCTAAACAATTTGTGAGTGATGTACCGGAGTAAGGCTGGAGTTCCCGGGTTCTTATCACAGCTGATAAACGAATGAAGCTCTACTTTTCAAACCCAAAAACGCGAAAAAGATTAGATTGCGCAAAGCTATTATCATCCACAACATCCCAAATCAAAAGAGTCAGAGTTAGAGGAGCTACCAAATTAAGGATTCCAGAAGGAAGTTCAATGATAACATCAGCAGCTCACCACCTGAAACCAATCAAACCAGACACGGACGGACGCTACACAATGGTGATTCTTGTTTTAAAATCCGCTAACAGAGTAACCAAACAGTAGCACATAGTTTCATATACCATACCAAAGTAACTGTAAGCGTTTGATGATTTTTGATCGGCCATGACAGAGCTCACAGCAATTGAAAAGCATTACTACAAAATTGGCGTTACAGATTGCAAAGATAAGCGGCGACTCAGTTCTCCAGGCCGGGCACCTGCATGCGGCGGGCGGCCTCGGACTTCTTGCCGCCGAAGATGTCGTCGGAGACGACCCTGAGCTGACCTCGGTTCTTGGACTTGGCGATCTTCTGGATCGTCTTGGGGTTGGTGACCTTCTGCAGCTTCGAGCCGGTGCGCAGCACGTTCTCCTTCTTGCGCTTCTCCCGCTCTTCCTTCTGCTTGCGCTTGGCGACCTTGTTCTGCCGGATCTCGTCCTTGAGCTCCGCCACGCGCGCCTGATACGCCTTCTTCAGGGACTTGTCCCTCACGCGCTGCTCCAGAGGGACGGGCTTCCGGGACACCATCAGCGCGGAGGAGCGGCGCGTGCGTGGCTCCTTCCATGTCCGCCCCGAGACGCGCCCGGCGATGACGCCGTCGTAGGTGGGCGACCCGAAGGCCGCCGGCTTGGACGGGTCGGACTGGGAGGCCACTGCACGGAGCTTGGACGGCCGGGGCGCGTCGGCGTCGAGCTCCATGGAATCGGCGGCATCtgcctcctcctcccggcgcttgCGCTTGCCGCGCTCGCCGCCGAGGCCCTCGTCGAGGTAGCGAAAGTCGAGGTGCGAGGCCATGGGGGAGACTAGGAGCTAGGGTTGGGTTTCGCCGTCTTTGGGtttgggagagagagaggaagagggactGGAGGCGCAAGGGGTGGTTTTTGTTAGGGTTTGAGACACGGATGGCGGAGGCAGGTTGGATGGGCCAGAGTAGGCCTACATTTGGACAGGCCCATTTCACTACTAACTCTGGTCGAAAAAAAATTCTTTTTTTGTAAAAACATGTGTCTCGTAAAACAAATGGAAAACTCTTACCATCACCTGGCGGATCGCAGCGTCCGCGTCCGCCACCTCCCCTGCCTTACACGTGTCCCAGTGAAAGCCCACACACCATCCTTTGTCGAACGCGCTTCTGCAACAGAAGCTATGTTTCTGAAACATAGGTAGTGTTGCAATGATCTATCACGGGTCTACGTTTTGCAACAAAATATCTCTTAGAAAATTTTTCTGCAACAAGACATCGGTTGCAAAAAGAATTACAAAAAAAACTCGGTTGTAAAAAGTTGCAAAAAAACAACTGCTGCAAAAATTTTTTTGCAACAAGACCTGTGTTGTAGAAATAATCCTGCAACAAGACCGATGTTGCAGAAGTAATCCTGCAACAAAAACTGTGTTGCAATGATGAAGACATGTTTGAGCGCTTGATGCGGTATAGATATGATGGCTCACGACCCGGCTGATCTTTAAAAAAAAATCAGCCGACGGATGCGTAGCACGCCCCAAAACAAATAGTGCATGAAAAGTTGTTATTCCACCCATTAATTCTTGCAGTTTTTAAGAACACGAATGCTTATTTTTCTCATGCAAATTTGCAGTAGTATATATAGagtaccactccctccgtttttaaatATAAGTTCTTTTATAGAGATTTTAATAGGAACTAAGTACGGAGCAGAATGAGTGAATGTACGAAGCagaatgagtgaatctacacttcaaaatactcccttcgtcccataatGTAAGGCGTTTAGTGTAAAAAAAGTTTTACAttatgaaacggagggagtacatccgTATATAGTCCATGTTAAAATCTCTAAAAGAACTTATATTTacaaacagagggagtatatatatGTGCATGATATAAATATTTTCAGTACTTGTAAAAGTTCAAAATATGattctctttttttcttctgaaCTAAAGGGTGCAACAGGTATCACAGAATCCGTTTGTATATGGACTTCAATCTCGTTTCGTCCGGCTTTAATAAGGTGTGCACCACATTTTCTGTTATCAATTAACGACACACATGAACCCCTTATAAGCACGAACAAATGGAGTACTATGTAAAAATTAACATGCAAAGATTATACAAGTCATATCGGAGCATCAATCTGATTACTGAATCAAGTTATCTGCTCGACCTTAATTCACGAAACATTTAACTCAAATGCGTAAATTCACCAAACATATCTGATGGATGCAAATGAGATCGTTTCTTTATATTTTCGATCTTATTTCCAGTTATAACTTGGCAAGTTTCTGGTGAGTTGCTCAAATTATTCTGAAGCAAAACCAGAAAGAACGCACCGGAAGATTTACAGTGATTCGCTGAACAAAATGACAATCTAAAGCTACAATCAACGAAAATCAGTCCGGACTAACGGCCTAGTCCGAGGGGCGCAAAAAAACTAGTCTCGAAAAGCACGCAATTGGCGGCTAATCAAGTTTGGCGATTACTGCATCCGTGACTTCCTGGGTGGTGCTGGTGCCGCCCAAATCCCTGGTCCTGTATTTGCCTTCTGCAATGACACTCTTCACTGCTGATTCCAGCCGGTCGGCGAATGACGGGAACTGCAAATGCCTCAGCATCATGGCGGACGAGAGAAACAGAGCAACTGGATTAGCTTTCTTCTGTTGCACAATCTTGTCATTTCCCACATTTCCTGCAGAAGCGCCCTGCTCAAAGATGGCATGGTCCTGACCAACATTGCCTGAAATAATGCAGCACACGAAGATTTAGAGACTAATCTTCCATCCCCATATACTAACAAGTTCGGTATTTATGCATTGCATGGTGCTAAGACGTTCAGACATGGGAAGGCTAAATAGATATATCAAATGCAACATTGAGCAGGCTATTATTAGACAGAAACAATCAATTTATACCAATTGTAAACTTATTTCCACTAAAACAGAAGAATCACAAGCAGAATCAAACTCTACCTCCAGGCATGACACCCGTGCCTCCAGCAATACCTGCAGCAACATTAGACACCAGATTGCCATAAAGATTTGGGGTGACCTATAAAGGGAAGAAAACAAAAGTAAGTCAACAGGTAACTTCTGAAATTGTTTTGTAAACTTTGGGACATCAAGACAACCTTTAGAATGTAAAACAGTGCATACAAAGAAACATGAGATTGCCAACAGAGGTACAAACATAAGAGGTGTTACTACCACATTTGCAAAAACTTAGTTAAACGATCCGCACTGATATTTTCTGTATAGGATCAATATAAGTATATATCAAACAGCGTGCTCAAGGTTAAAATGGTAGCTTATTGTATAACCACGACAACATTTCAGCTTGATGAACATTGAACAATTAGAATATGTTTGCAATACAGTGACATTTAGTGAGAAGTGCATAGATTTCATATACATACCATAACATCAAACTGTTCAGGTTTTGCAACAAGCTGCATACAGCAGTTGTCCACAATGATTTCACTATATTGAATTCCAGGATACTTCGTCGCAACCTCACGGCAGGACTCCAAGAACAAACCATCAGCTAACTTCATGATGTTTGCTTTATGCACTGCCGTCACTTTCTTTCTATTGTTGAGGTAAGCATACTCAAAGGCGTATTTGGCAATCCTTTCAGAGCAGAACTTCGTCATCACCTGGCAAATCCATTCAATGAGTTTAACATGAAGAAAAGAAATCCTTCAGACAACAAAACAAAAAGAGAGAACAGTTGTAATTgtaaaggaaaaaaacagaagcAGAATACAGTGCAAACAGGCACAAAATTGATGCGACAACTATAGTTCCAATGACAGGGCATTTAACTATGCAGGGAAAAGCACCGAGTATATGCCAACTAACAGACAAATCTTACTGTGAGATCAAAACCCCTAGGGGAAATGTCACTGGATACTTAACTAAATTATCATTTTGTATTAAGAATAGACTAGAGAGAAATATATTTTTACTGAATTATTAAATTCACTACTCAAAGCATGGGCACCACAAGCTGTACGTTTGAATGCTTCTATTGTTGTGTTATGTAGGGCAAAGGTACTACTATTCACCCTTGGCCAGGACAGTACATAATCAACCACAAGAACAAATACAAAAAATTGATAATTGAGAGGGTGACATAACCATAACTTGTGTAACATGACTGCACCTTTGCTCACTTCGTCCATTAAAAAGGATATGAGCAGCAATGCAGCACCATTGCAAGTTGACCATTAAGTCATTTTATGAATGTTCAACAAAAGCTAGTGCTTTGGTAAATATATGCGCatctaaggttaggcaagtttgaccaacttagcTGGGTGTTTGGTTGAAGTCAAACCCTAGGCAAGATTATTTTTCCAATAAATGGGTACATGTCATACGCTTACAAAAGTGTAACAGAATTGTAATACCCCGGCACATTAGTGGATGCTCACGTTGCCCAATTAGAGTTGTGTCACAACATTAGCTTCTCATGGAGATTTTTAATGGACTTGGACCAAAATATATGCTGTGTTCCAAACGTAGCACCTCCAGGTTTACCCTTTTACATGAGATAACTGCTTTCTACAAGTGGGCTGGGCATTGAGCAGATTTGGGACGGGAGAGGACAGGACAGAGATTCCTCTTATGCTTGCCAACTTGTGTCTTCAATTTTGGTGAACGAATGTAACAAAAGTTCGATAACAAACGTGCGGCAAATTGTGGCATTGTTAGTTCTAGAACAAGACAGGCCCACAATCCATCAGTATGGTGGTCCTATTATACGCAGCAGACTTTCTATTTACAAGAAAATTAGTGATGGATATCATGAACCCTTAAAGTAAAGAACCCGCTGTCCCAGTACTACAAATAATGACAGGAATAAATGTTGTAGAAGATTGTAAAATGGTTAATGTGCGCCCATCACACCTTTGAGTGTTTATAGACATGATAAACGTCCTTTTACACGGATATATGCATACTTATAAAGTTACAAGTACCAATGTAATACATTTTTTCTAGACAGAATTTGCAGGAATCGGAGAGGAAAATATTTGAGTGAATTATGCGCGCTGAATGCTTCATACTAGGAGGAGAGTTCTTTGGCTGGCTACTAAAGCCACATTTTTGTgtaaaagtgtggcaagccagaCTTAGGCAAGTTTGGCAAAATGTTGAGCCAACGACAGGTAGGCTGCAGGGCAACTGACCGGACACGTACAACAGATGGCCAAACTTGAATATATATGAGTTGACAAAGTGGGGCTGTGAACCAAACATGCACCAGATGTTCCATGCTACAATTTGCAATGAGAAATAATGGTGTCTCGCGTACCTTTAAATTCAATTTAAAGAAACAGATAGGCAACCTTAACTTAGAACAGTGGAACAAATAACATAAGCATTTGTGTATCATCCTAACATTGCTACATGTGATCTCATAGATAAAGTTAATCTCAGAATTAGAAAACACGGCCATGATCCATCAAAGTATGTACTAAATGCTCTCACAATTCACTCACCCCAATATATCAACGACTAAACCTCGTGGCAATCATATTCAGTTGGAACAAAGCAATCATAAATGCCTACAGTTTTGTTTCACATTATTACAACTTGTGCAGTAAAACCCAACAACCCATGAACTCAGCTAGATTGTCCGTTATGCAAATTGCCACAGCCTCCCAATTGCCAATAGCCATATATTATACAACCTACCAAGTACTCATTAACCCGCAGTAAATAAAACAAACTTGTTACAAGCATATTGACGGAATATTGTTGCTTCAACAATACAACCATCATGTGTTCAGCAAAAGTGTGGGAAAGCTAAGTACCTCTACTAGCAATCAAACAGTATATTCGATCACAATCCACCAACACATTAGCTAGCATAAACTACATCAGCAAGGTCAATGATTGTCATGTATTGAGCAGTGTGCGGAATTCGCCATACCTTGAGGCTCTCGACGACGCCAGGAACGACCTCGTGCTCGAGACCCGAGTACTCGCCCTCCGTGTTCTCCCTGATGACGGCGATGTCAACGTTGTCGTGCCTGGTGGGCAGGCCAGGGAGGTTGAAGCAATTGACGAGGGAAGCGTAGAGGTCGAGCTCCTTGCGCAGCTGCAGATTGAGGGAGGAGACACCTCCGCCGACGGGTGTAGCGAGACCGCCCTTGAGGCAGACCTTGTTGCGGCGGATGGACTCGATGACCTCGGGAGGCACCGATGGCATGTCGCCGTGGACCTCGTACGTCTCGAAGCAGACCGGCGCGTGCATTGCCTCCATCACCTGGCGCACGGCGCCGGTCACGAGGGGCCCGATGCCGTCGCCCGGGATGAGCGTGACGGTGCGCGGGGCGCCGTCTCCGGGGCGCGGCATGTAGGTGACGGTACGGCGGGACACGGCGCCAGCGAGGGGGGATGGAGGGGCCGGGGAGAGGACGCGCCGGAGGAGAGGGGCGGATCGCCGCGCCATGGTCAGtccggctagggtttcggggtgGATGCGATCGGCGCCGTGTCCAGAAGGATGAGCGGAGGCTGAGATggggaaggagaaggaaaggggtgGATGGTTCTTTACCCTTTCTCATTCCATATTTTGCTCCCTTTTCAACATTAATATAATAGGATGATTATTCTGTGTCATCCCTGTTGTATGCAATCATTACGGGGATGTATAATTGTATATTCCCCATCCGACTCATACATATTCTGTACCCTTTTCCTCCTGGTTGGCCAATCCCTTGTTTCTCCGTCTCAGCAACCATCGTCGTTTACATCTAgttcaaagaaaaaaaaagataaTGTCATTTAGCCGACGTTTCCCTAGGAACATTTTTTCTAGTGAATATCTTGATGGTCGTCGGATGAAGGCGTGCAAATCTTAGAGCGATGGAGTGTTCCATGTCAGCCATAGCCACTCGTTCGCTCGGAGTGAGCCCTCATGCGAATGAACTAATCTACCGAGGTTATCCAACCAGCTCCGTCGCCACTCCACAACATTAGGGCGTCAATGGATCGAGCAGCGGCTGGCTACGAGGCCAGGAGGTCGTCGAATCCAGGAACATGGCGGCGCACCCTACAGCTGCCGGTTCGGGACGAGCACGGCGGCTCGAGGACGAATAACGGTGGTCCTCTACTTCGATTCGTCACCACATTGATGGATGATGGCGTCGAAGAGCCAGCAAGGGAGGTGAAGGTCGACATGGAGCCGCCGCGCATTTTCATCCATTCTCTCCAGTAATGGAGACGACACATATTTGAGGTACGCATCTCCAAGTTCTGGTCCTGGATTCATGCTAGGGATTCACGGTTTTGGGATTTGTTCAACGCTGGCAGCGATGACGGGGGAGGGGTGAGTGGGGTCGAGGGGCGCCTGTTGGGGCGTTGGCATTGTCGGGCGGGGTGCTGCAGTATTGGTTGCTATGGGCAGTTGTAGCCATTTTGTTGAAGCCAGAGGAAATTAtattctctcttttttttgatGTTTTTTGGCTGATCCACGAGATGCAGCATAAAATGTCCAACGTGCAGAGCAATAGCAACAAAGCAATAAAAAATGTCGCGCGAAGGGGAGTAGGAGGTTGCTTTATAGAAGAAAGAGGAGGAAAATCAGTTATGCAATTGTTGTCGAGGTTGCGGGATTAGTTTGCCCTACGTTTTTCTCCACAGTTTCATACTGAGCTACCTTGAGAGATGTATGTTAAAGAGTTGATGAggaaatttgccatggcaaatttatcGGGGAGAGTTTAAGAGCGAGGTTTTGTAGCCATGGAAATTTTTTCTAACTTGCAATTGTTTCAGAAAACAAGTTCTAAAATGTGTATGTGACCGGTACACATTTTTATACATTTACCATCTTTTACATAGCAAAAATGATCTAAACTTGCCACCCAACCAGTACAAAAGTCATCTAAAATTGATATGAATAATGGAACATTTTTTTCTATGATTTGCCACGATATGCACATTTTCCATGATGTTTTTTAAGATCATTTGTTGTGATGTTTGTTGTAATTGACATGGAGTATTTATAATTACACACCATCCCACTAAAACAATTTGCCATATGAATAATTTGGTTTTGTTATGAAAATTGCCAACAACGTTTAAGCATGGAACTGTCATGTACAACTTTTACTTGCCATCCATCAAAAACCATTGAAAAAACAAAAAACTTTGAACATAACCTATCTACATTTTCCATTTGTTCTAGGAACACATTTAAAAATTCTTTAAACTAGCCCAGTGACAACACATTTTTTTCCTACATTTTGACATGATCTAAGTATTTACATTTCTAAAGTTGGCATATCACCAGCACGAAACTTTTTCCTATGTTTGCCATGAATTAGAGAACAACCCTTTTTAGGTttctgaaaggatcgatatagttgactagaggagGGAGGGATGAATAGAAAACTAACAATTTTTAgtttttctttaccaatttaaactttgcatcaaagtagattgtctagatatgcaactaggtgagcaacctatatgatgcaacaacaagaagcacacaagcaagcaaaggatacaacacaatataagcttgcacaagtaaaggtatgagataaccaagagtggagccggtgaagatgaggatgtgttaccgaagttccttccttttgagggaaagtacgtctccgttggagcggtgtggaggcacaatgctccccaagaagccactagggccaccgtattctcctcacgccctcacataatgcgagatgtcgtgattccactattggtgcccttggaggcggcgaccggacctttacaaacaaggttggggcaatctccacaacttaattggaggctcccaacgacaccacgaagcttcatcacaatggaatatggctccgcggtgacctcaaccgtctagggtgctcaaacatccaagagtaacaagatccgcaagggattagtggggggaatcaaatttctcttggtggaagtgtagatcggagccttctcaaccaatccctagagaatcaacaagtttgattggctagggagagagatcgggcgaaaatggagcttagagcgacaatggagcttggggatgaaagaggtagtcaactcggagaagaagactcccCTTTTATAGTgaaagaacaaatccaaccgttatccaccaagtCACCCTGCGACATGTGGTACTACCGCGCCATACAAGCGATACTACCGCActggcctgcggtactaccgcgatggACTGCGGTACTACCACTGGCACGGCAGGGGCT
The sequence above is a segment of the Aegilops tauschii subsp. strangulata cultivar AL8/78 chromosome 6, Aet v6.0, whole genome shotgun sequence genome. Coding sequences within it:
- the LOC109784281 gene encoding uncharacterized protein gives rise to the protein MASHLDFRYLDEGLGGERGKRKRREEEADAADSMELDADAPRPSKLRAVASQSDPSKPAAFGSPTYDGVIAGRVSGRTWKEPRTRRSSALMVSRKPVPLEQRVRDKSLKKAYQARVAELKDEIRQNKVAKRKQKEEREKRKKENVLRTGSKLQKVTNPKTIQKIAKSKNRGQLRVVSDDIFGGKKSEAARRMQVPGLEN
- the LOC109784280 gene encoding isocitrate dehydrogenase [NAD] regulatory subunit 1, mitochondrial codes for the protein MARRSAPLLRRVLSPAPPSPLAGAVSRRTVTYMPRPGDGAPRTVTLIPGDGIGPLVTGAVRQVMEAMHAPVCFETYEVHGDMPSVPPEVIESIRRNKVCLKGGLATPVGGGVSSLNLQLRKELDLYASLVNCFNLPGLPTRHDNVDIAVIRENTEGEYSGLEHEVVPGVVESLKVMTKFCSERIAKYAFEYAYLNNRKKVTAVHKANIMKLADGLFLESCREVATKYPGIQYSEIIVDNCCMQLVAKPEQFDVMVTPNLYGNLVSNVAAGIAGGTGVMPGGNVGQDHAIFEQGASAGNVGNDKIVQQKKANPVALFLSSAMMLRHLQFPSFADRLESAVKSVIAEGKYRTRDLGGTSTTQEVTDAVIAKLD